In Streptococcus respiraculi, one DNA window encodes the following:
- a CDS encoding cation-translocating P-type ATPase, which translates to MSTEQKRQAFYTQDADLVLRELETSEQGLTTSEASKRLEQYGRNELAEGEKRSLLAKFLDQFKDLMIIILLLAAILSVVTSGGEDIADAIIILAVVIINALFGVYQEGKAEEAIDALKSMSSPSAHVLRDGHVTEIDSKELVPGDIVSLEAGDVVPADMRLLEANSLKIEEAALTGESVPVEKDVRVTLAEDAGIGDRVNMAFQNSNVTYGRGLGVVVNTGMFTEVGHIAGMLQDADETDTPLKQNLNNLSKVLTYVILVIAAITFAVAVFVRGEHPLTGLLTSVALAVAAIPEGLPAIVTIVLSLGTQVLAKRNSIVRKLPAVETLGSTEIIASDKTGTLTMNKMTVEKVYYNGQLVNAKETIEAGLDLPLLGAVVLANDTKIDADGKLIGDPTETAFIQYALDKEYDVKAFLAQYPRVAELPFDSDRKLMSTVHPLPDGKFFVAVKGAPDQLLHRSTMVDMSGTVSSMTDEIAADIRANNSEMAHQALRVLAGAYKIVDSIPEELTTETLESDLIFTGLIGMIDPERAEAGEAVRVAKEAGIRPIMITGDHQDTAEAIAKRLGIIDANDTEDHVLTGAELNNLSDEEFEKVVGQYSVYARVSPEHKVRIVKAWQNQGKVVAMTGDGVNDAPALKTADIGIGMGITGTEVSKGASDMVLADDNFATIIVAVEEGRKVFSNIQKTIQYLLSANTAEVLTIFLATLFGWDVLQPVHLLWINLVTDTFPAIALGVEPAEPGVMSHKPRGRKSSFFSGGVMSSIIYQGLLQGILVLGVYGYAISNPVHVGDVKAIHADALTMAFATLGLIQLFHAYNVKSVYQSILTVGPFKSKTFNWSILVSFILLAATIVIEPLEAIFHVTHLDLSQWAVVLIGSFSMIIIVEIVKLVQRTLGMDKNAI; encoded by the coding sequence ATGTCAACAGAACAAAAGCGCCAAGCTTTTTACACCCAAGATGCCGATCTTGTTTTGCGTGAGTTAGAGACGAGTGAGCAAGGTTTAACAACGAGTGAAGCAAGCAAGCGTTTGGAGCAATATGGGCGTAATGAATTAGCAGAAGGCGAGAAACGCTCCCTCTTAGCTAAATTCTTAGATCAATTTAAAGATCTCATGATTATTATCTTGCTACTTGCAGCGATTCTATCGGTTGTAACATCAGGTGGTGAAGATATTGCAGATGCGATTATCATTCTTGCTGTTGTCATTATCAATGCGCTCTTTGGTGTTTATCAAGAAGGGAAAGCAGAAGAAGCGATCGATGCTCTGAAATCTATGTCCAGTCCTTCTGCTCACGTCTTACGTGATGGTCATGTGACAGAGATTGACTCAAAAGAATTGGTTCCAGGGGATATTGTGAGCCTTGAAGCGGGAGATGTAGTACCAGCTGATATGCGCTTATTAGAAGCAAATTCGTTAAAAATCGAAGAGGCTGCTTTGACTGGGGAATCCGTACCGGTTGAAAAAGATGTCCGTGTGACTCTAGCAGAAGATGCAGGAATCGGTGATCGTGTCAATATGGCCTTCCAAAATTCCAACGTGACCTACGGTCGTGGACTTGGTGTGGTTGTGAACACGGGGATGTTTACCGAAGTTGGTCATATTGCAGGTATGCTCCAAGATGCGGATGAAACTGATACACCGCTCAAGCAGAACCTCAATAACTTATCAAAAGTCTTGACCTACGTCATTTTGGTCATTGCTGCGATTACTTTTGCTGTTGCTGTCTTTGTCCGTGGTGAGCATCCGTTGACAGGTCTTTTGACCTCAGTTGCCCTTGCGGTAGCAGCGATTCCAGAAGGTCTTCCAGCCATTGTCACCATCGTTTTGTCACTTGGGACGCAGGTCCTTGCAAAACGCAATTCGATTGTTCGTAAGTTGCCAGCAGTAGAAACACTTGGCTCAACAGAAATTATTGCGTCTGATAAGACGGGGACTCTTACAATGAACAAGATGACTGTTGAAAAAGTCTATTACAATGGTCAATTAGTTAATGCCAAAGAAACCATTGAAGCAGGACTAGATTTACCATTATTGGGGGCGGTTGTTCTGGCAAATGATACGAAGATTGATGCAGACGGTAAACTAATTGGTGATCCAACAGAGACTGCCTTTATCCAATATGCACTTGATAAAGAGTACGATGTTAAAGCCTTTCTAGCTCAATACCCTCGTGTGGCTGAGTTACCATTTGACTCAGATCGCAAGCTCATGTCAACGGTTCACCCATTGCCAGACGGGAAATTCTTCGTGGCAGTAAAAGGTGCGCCAGATCAGCTCCTACACCGTTCAACCATGGTCGATATGTCTGGAACTGTTAGTTCGATGACAGACGAGATTGCAGCAGATATCAGAGCCAACAACTCTGAAATGGCCCATCAAGCTCTTCGTGTTCTTGCAGGCGCTTATAAGATTGTTGATAGCATTCCAGAAGAACTCACAACTGAAACGCTTGAAAGTGACTTGATTTTCACTGGCTTGATTGGGATGATTGACCCTGAACGTGCTGAGGCTGGTGAAGCAGTTCGTGTGGCAAAAGAAGCAGGAATTCGTCCAATCATGATTACAGGTGACCACCAAGATACAGCAGAAGCCATTGCAAAACGTCTTGGAATCATCGATGCCAATGATACAGAAGACCACGTATTGACAGGGGCTGAGTTGAACAACTTGTCAGATGAAGAATTTGAAAAGGTCGTTGGTCAATATTCTGTTTATGCCCGTGTGTCGCCTGAGCATAAGGTACGTATCGTGAAAGCATGGCAAAACCAAGGGAAGGTCGTTGCTATGACCGGAGACGGAGTAAATGACGCTCCAGCTCTTAAAACAGCTGACATCGGTATCGGTATGGGGATCACGGGGACAGAAGTTTCAAAAGGTGCCTCTGATATGGTCCTTGCAGATGATAATTTTGCAACCATTATCGTAGCTGTCGAGGAGGGACGTAAGGTCTTCTCTAATATCCAAAAGACCATTCAATACCTCCTTTCAGCCAACACTGCGGAAGTTTTGACCATTTTTCTTGCCACTCTCTTTGGTTGGGACGTGTTACAACCTGTCCACCTTTTGTGGATCAACTTGGTAACGGATACCTTCCCAGCTATTGCGCTTGGCGTTGAGCCAGCAGAACCTGGTGTCATGAGCCACAAACCTCGTGGACGCAAGTCAAGCTTCTTCTCAGGTGGTGTCATGAGCTCAATTATTTATCAAGGATTGCTACAAGGTATCTTGGTACTTGGCGTGTACGGCTATGCTATTTCAAATCCAGTTCATGTGGGTGATGTAAAAGCGATTCATGCTGATGCGCTTACGATGGCTTTTGCAACCCTTGGATTGATTCAGCTCTTCCACGCTTACAACGTCAAGTCTGTTTACCAGTCTATCTTGACGGTCGGTCCATTCAAGTCTAAGACCTTCAACTGGTCTATCCTTGTATCCTTCATTCTTCTAGCTGCAACCATTGTTATTGAGCCACTAGAAGCGATTTTCCACGTGACACATCTTGACCTTAGCCAATGGGCTGTTGTCCTCATCGGAAGTTTCTCTATGATTATCATTGTAGAAATTGTCAAGCTCGTCCAACGGACATTGGGCATGGATAAGAATGCGATTTAA
- a CDS encoding DUF1934 domain-containing protein: MKIIIQNEIDLDGELEVVEEIRDAEVVEKGGFLYLTYQNDEKERVVLKIKDTDCTMTRFSTPKSVMYFINQETTVTQIATPVGIQILHVVTDTYQKKENHVTIRYALQIPQTGQDLARYHLNIKWGSF; the protein is encoded by the coding sequence ATGAAGATTATCATTCAAAATGAAATCGACCTTGACGGTGAACTGGAAGTAGTAGAGGAAATTCGTGATGCAGAAGTCGTCGAAAAGGGAGGATTTCTCTATTTGACCTATCAGAATGATGAGAAAGAGCGCGTGGTCTTGAAAATCAAGGATACGGACTGTACCATGACCCGCTTTTCGACTCCTAAATCCGTTATGTACTTTATCAACCAGGAAACAACCGTGACACAAATTGCAACTCCAGTCGGGATTCAGATACTGCATGTGGTGACGGATACCTATCAAAAAAAGGAAAATCACGTGACCATTCGTTACGCTCTTCAAATTCCCCAAACAGGGCAAGACTTAGCCCGTTACCATTTGAACATCAAATGGGGAAGTTTTTAG
- a CDS encoding sulfite exporter TauE/SafE family protein encodes MTEQMILHLIQALLIGLILWIAWTIFSYAKKYQINLKERFVTGLGIGFITDLLDTLGIGTFATTTTLFKATKLVEDDRKIPATMTTAHIIPVLVEALLFITIVQVDLVTLVAMATAAFSGAFVGARVTQHWNTQKVQRILGILLVIAALFMVYRMVTNPGADLTNDVRGLTGWKLLVGVIFDFVVGMLMSMGLGNYAPELIFFSLMGISPAIALPVMMLNAAMIMTAGAKQFIQSGRVNWSGVLGIIVGGVFGVLTAAKFLSSLDVNNLKILVIFIASYTGLTLLRSSFVSQIKEKK; translated from the coding sequence ATGACAGAACAGATGATTTTACACCTTATTCAGGCCCTCTTGATCGGGCTGATTTTGTGGATCGCATGGACGATCTTTTCTTATGCAAAAAAGTACCAGATTAACCTGAAGGAACGATTTGTAACAGGACTTGGTATCGGCTTTATTACGGATTTGCTTGATACCTTGGGGATTGGGACCTTTGCGACCACTACGACCTTGTTTAAAGCGACTAAATTGGTGGAAGATGACAGGAAGATTCCTGCGACCATGACAACCGCTCATATCATTCCGGTCTTGGTAGAAGCCCTGCTCTTTATCACCATTGTCCAAGTGGACTTGGTGACCTTGGTTGCTATGGCAACAGCGGCTTTTTCTGGAGCTTTTGTCGGAGCAAGAGTGACCCAGCATTGGAACACCCAGAAAGTTCAGCGAATTTTAGGGATTTTGCTGGTGATTGCGGCCCTCTTTATGGTCTATCGCATGGTGACCAATCCTGGAGCTGATTTGACCAATGATGTGCGAGGTCTCACAGGCTGGAAATTACTAGTTGGTGTAATCTTTGACTTTGTCGTTGGGATGCTGATGAGCATGGGTTTGGGAAACTATGCACCAGAGTTGATTTTCTTTTCTCTCATGGGGATTAGCCCAGCGATTGCCCTCCCTGTGATGATGTTAAATGCAGCCATGATTATGACAGCGGGCGCTAAGCAATTCATCCAGTCAGGTCGGGTCAATTGGTCTGGTGTGCTGGGGATTATTGTTGGCGGAGTTTTTGGAGTGTTGACAGCAGCTAAGTTTTTGAGTAGTTTAGATGTCAATAACCTGAAAATCCTCGTGATTTTCATCGCATCTTATACAGGTCTGACCTTGCTACGTTCATCATTTGTATCACAGATAAAGGAGAAAAAATGA
- a CDS encoding HD domain-containing protein gives MSEKVFRDPVHNYIHVDNELIYNLINTKEFQRLRRIKQLGTTSYTFHGGEHSRFSHCLGAYEIARRIVSTFEKKYAEIWDSNDSLLTMVAALLHDVGHGAYSHTFERLFDTDHEEMTCLIITNSGTEINGLLRQIAPDFPEKVASVIRHSYPNKQVVQLISSQIDVDRMDYLLRDSYFTGANYGQFDLTRILRVIRPTENGIAFKESGMHAVEDYVLSRYQMYMQVYFHPASRSMEVLLQNLLKRAKMLYQDQQEFFSTSSPRLIPFFEQHFALEDYLALDDGVMNTYFQSWINGPDTILSDLAQRYINRKVFKSITFDTQTESHLSVLEAIVNQVGFEPSYYTAIHHNFDLPYDIYRPNAKKKRTQIEMLRKDGNLIELSQLSPIVHSLAGTVHGDSRFYFPKEMLTKTGIFATQNETFLSYIHNDQFIYGEHDEH, from the coding sequence ATGAGTGAAAAAGTATTTCGTGACCCTGTTCATAATTATATTCATGTAGACAATGAATTGATCTACAACCTAATCAATACCAAGGAATTTCAACGGCTGCGTCGCATCAAGCAACTGGGAACGACCTCCTATACCTTTCATGGTGGTGAACATAGCCGTTTTTCGCATTGCCTTGGTGCTTATGAAATTGCACGGCGCATTGTTTCTACTTTTGAGAAAAAATATGCGGAAATTTGGGACAGCAACGATTCGCTCTTGACTATGGTGGCGGCTCTCTTACACGATGTGGGACACGGAGCCTATTCCCATACCTTTGAGCGCTTGTTTGACACAGATCACGAGGAGATGACCTGTCTAATCATCACTAATAGTGGCACAGAAATCAATGGCTTATTACGACAGATTGCTCCTGATTTCCCTGAAAAAGTGGCTAGTGTCATCCGCCATTCCTACCCCAATAAGCAGGTGGTTCAACTGATTTCTAGCCAGATTGATGTGGACCGTATGGATTATCTCTTGCGAGATTCTTACTTTACAGGAGCCAATTATGGTCAGTTTGATCTGACACGGATTTTACGGGTCATTCGTCCGACTGAAAACGGGATTGCCTTTAAAGAATCGGGCATGCATGCAGTGGAGGACTATGTGCTCAGTCGCTATCAAATGTACATGCAGGTCTACTTCCACCCTGCCAGCCGCTCTATGGAGGTCTTGCTGCAAAATCTCCTCAAGCGGGCAAAGATGCTCTATCAAGACCAGCAGGAGTTCTTTAGCACCTCTTCTCCCCGCCTGATTCCCTTCTTTGAACAGCATTTCGCCTTAGAAGATTATTTGGCCTTAGATGATGGCGTCATGAATACCTATTTCCAGTCTTGGATTAACGGACCTGATACGATTTTATCTGACCTAGCCCAACGCTATATCAACCGTAAGGTCTTTAAGTCGATTACCTTTGATACCCAGACTGAATCACACTTGTCCGTCTTAGAAGCAATTGTTAATCAAGTCGGATTTGAACCTAGCTACTATACAGCAATTCATCATAATTTTGATTTACCCTATGATATTTACCGACCAAATGCCAAGAAAAAACGGACCCAGATTGAGATGCTCAGAAAAGACGGTAACCTTATTGAACTGTCTCAGCTCTCTCCAATTGTCCATTCCTTGGCAGGAACGGTTCACGGCGATAGCCGCTTCTATTTCCCAAAAGAAATGCTGACGAAAACAGGAATTTTTGCTACACAAAATGAAACTTTCCTAAGCTATATTCACAACGATCAATTTATTTACGGAGAACATGATGAGCATTAA
- the yidA gene encoding sugar-phosphatase has translation MSIKLVAIDIDGTLLNSKHEITPEVYQAIQDAKQAGVKIVIATGRPISGVKRILRQLNLLDEGDYVITFNGGLVQETATGNDVVKEGLSYTDYLEWEYLARQLALPMHASTKDGMYTANRNIGKYTIYEAQLVDSPVFYRTPEEMANKDIIKVMLVDEPEKLDIAIPQIPTLLTERFNVAKSAPFYLEVTPKTVNKGEAIKKLSALLGLTMNETMAIGDQENDRSMLEVVGTAVVMENGSAELKKIATHITKSNDENGVAYAIREWVLK, from the coding sequence ATGAGCATTAAACTTGTCGCCATTGATATTGATGGCACCCTATTAAATAGCAAACATGAAATCACCCCCGAAGTTTACCAAGCCATTCAAGATGCGAAACAAGCGGGCGTGAAAATAGTCATCGCAACGGGACGTCCGATTTCCGGTGTCAAACGTATTTTAAGACAATTAAACCTCTTAGACGAGGGAGACTATGTCATCACCTTTAACGGTGGACTAGTCCAAGAAACGGCAACTGGAAACGATGTTGTCAAAGAAGGCTTGAGCTACACCGACTACCTCGAATGGGAATACCTCGCACGCCAACTAGCACTTCCCATGCACGCAAGCACCAAAGACGGCATGTATACTGCCAATCGCAATATCGGCAAATACACCATTTACGAAGCGCAACTTGTTGACTCCCCCGTCTTTTACCGCACGCCTGAGGAAATGGCAAATAAAGATATCATCAAGGTCATGCTGGTTGACGAGCCTGAAAAACTTGATATTGCGATTCCACAGATTCCAACACTACTGACAGAGCGCTTCAATGTCGCAAAATCTGCTCCTTTCTACCTCGAAGTGACCCCAAAAACGGTCAACAAGGGCGAAGCCATCAAGAAACTCAGCGCTTTATTAGGTCTTACTATGAATGAAACTATGGCAATCGGTGACCAAGAAAATGACCGTTCCATGCTAGAAGTTGTAGGAACTGCGGTCGTTATGGAAAATGGCAGTGCTGAACTCAAAAAAATCGCGACCCATATTACCAAATCAAACGATGAAAACGGTGTCGCATACGCCATTAGAGAGTGGGTATTGAAGTAA
- a CDS encoding ISL3 family transposase translates to MEQLNLITNFLRMKDKNITITNESDMGTHLELHGHLDYTAPKCPSCKGQMAKYDFQKASKIPYLETAGYPLLIRLRKRRFKCKECGKMAVAETPIVKKNHQISVAVNQKIAQLLIENQAMTHIAHRLSISASSVSRKLNEFKFETEWGKLPEVMSWDEYAFKKGKMSFIVQDFDTNNIIAILDGRTQAVIRNHFLRYPRQVRNRVKVITMDMFSPYYKLARQLFPNAKIVLDRFHIVQHLARAMNRVRIQIMNQFDRKSLEYRALKRYWKWIQQDSRKLSYKRFYRPTFRMHLTNQEIVAKLLGYSQELREHYELYQLLLFHFQEKQADQFFGLIQDARQTVDPIFQTVFNTFSKDKEKILNAMELPYSNAKLEATNNLIKVIKRNAFGFRNFENFKKRILIAINIKKEKTKLILSKC, encoded by the coding sequence ATGGAACAACTAAATCTTATCACAAATTTTCTCAGAATGAAAGACAAAAATATCACTATCACTAATGAATCCGACATGGGAACTCACTTAGAACTCCACGGTCACTTGGATTACACAGCCCCTAAATGCCCTTCCTGCAAGGGACAAATGGCTAAGTACGATTTCCAGAAAGCCTCTAAAATCCCCTACTTAGAAACTGCTGGCTACCCGCTACTTATCCGCCTTCGAAAGCGTCGTTTCAAGTGCAAGGAATGTGGGAAAATGGCGGTCGCTGAAACTCCTATTGTTAAGAAGAACCATCAAATCTCTGTCGCTGTCAACCAGAAAATCGCACAATTACTCATCGAAAATCAAGCAATGACACATATCGCACACAGACTCTCCATTTCAGCTTCATCTGTAAGTCGAAAGCTAAATGAGTTTAAGTTTGAAACGGAGTGGGGTAAGCTCCCAGAAGTCATGTCCTGGGATGAGTATGCCTTCAAGAAAGGGAAAATGAGCTTTATTGTTCAAGATTTTGACACAAATAACATCATCGCTATCCTTGATGGGCGGACGCAGGCGGTCATCCGAAATCACTTTCTGAGATACCCTAGACAGGTTAGAAACCGCGTCAAAGTCATTACCATGGATATGTTTAGCCCCTACTACAAATTAGCTAGACAGCTATTTCCGAATGCCAAAATCGTACTTGATCGTTTCCATATTGTACAGCATTTAGCTCGTGCTATGAATCGTGTCCGCATACAAATCATGAATCAATTCGATAGAAAATCTCTTGAGTATCGAGCCTTGAAACGCTACTGGAAATGGATACAACAGGATAGCCGTAAACTCAGTTATAAGCGGTTCTATCGCCCGACTTTTCGCATGCACTTAACCAACCAGGAGATTGTCGCTAAACTGCTCGGCTATTCTCAAGAACTGAGAGAACACTACGAGCTCTATCAACTACTGCTTTTTCACTTCCAGGAGAAGCAAGCTGACCAGTTTTTTGGACTTATCCAAGACGCTCGGCAGACTGTCGACCCGATTTTCCAGACCGTATTTAATACCTTTTCGAAGGACAAGGAGAAGATTCTTAACGCCATGGAATTACCTTACTCAAATGCCAAACTTGAGGCGACGAATAATCTCATCAAAGTCATCAAGCGTAATGCCTTTGGATTTCGGAACTTTGAAAACTTCAAAAAGCGGATTTTGATTGCCATCAACATCAAAAAAGAGAAGACCAAGCTGATCCTCTCTAAATGTTAG
- a CDS encoding GBS Bsp-like repeat-containing protein: MKLRSLVCLSGMVLACWMSPVTADSVITPLQPLTQARHEVSVGNLQVVAEDGKVKAILSQLPDGYEPSAGTLWTKEDKSDQVTISSFEKTETGDYEAVLVRDAFAVTADTFYLQVEVRNKEGQVENLEPYPFQWALTPPTSSASSSSPASSADDVSSSSSSLASVSRVEPSLSSSTSTSSAVTSSSSSTQTGSAFRKASNGPTAPQSKPKVKQEAPLSLTESRTTVVSEELSQELRQDPTEAVEIKPSGKIEIQRINENDGTFDVLISDIRASQEVQGVRVPVWTSKGGQDDLRWYDAERQLDGTYHLRIDNRLHHYETGSYHVHYYYRYKDGSQEGIGTIRTELPVPTRPSGKIEIQRINENDGTFDVLIRDIRASQEVQGVRVPVWTSKGGRNDLRWYDAERQLDGTYHLRIDNRLHYYETGSYHVHYYYRYKDGSQEGIGTIRMELPVPTRPSGKIEIQRINENDGTFDVLISDIRASQEVQGVRVPVWTSKGGQDDLRWYDAERQLDGTYHLRIDNRLHHYETGSYHVHYYYRYKDGSQEGIGTIRTELPVPTRPSGKIEIHNQNSANGRFDVVISNLRSPQKIQRILIPVWSAKKGRDDLRWYEATKQKDGSYAVSVDPGNHSYDQGLYHVHWHVQYTDGTRVGAGTTRTTVSIKDVVARADIAIQKMNHVDDSFEVHISNLRASTSVDAVYVPVWADINGQNDIIWYKANKQVDGSYRVMVHARNHQFESGIYHAELYILSQGKRYRVSGTKTHLNVSSRSPKAFVDVSSHNSSLSVSDYRNLSNQGVAGVVVKLTEGTSYINPFAAEQIRNAQAVGVKVSVYHYSHFTDARSAQEEARYFVAAAQRLGLSKDIVMVNDIEEYKTRNNINANMKSWENEMHRLGYNNLVHYTSASWIDVNTLGYAGPIQTGQFGLKNFWVAQYPYNSLSVQQARNMNMHPLAAAWQFTSSAQLLSGRHVFDLNLDYTGRFTD; the protein is encoded by the coding sequence ATGAAACTAAGATCTCTTGTATGCCTATCAGGGATGGTACTGGCTTGTTGGATGAGCCCTGTGACCGCAGATAGTGTGATTACACCATTACAGCCACTGACGCAAGCGCGTCACGAAGTCTCTGTAGGAAATCTACAAGTGGTGGCAGAAGATGGTAAGGTCAAGGCTATCTTGTCTCAGTTACCAGATGGCTATGAGCCTTCTGCTGGTACTTTGTGGACAAAAGAGGATAAGAGTGACCAGGTAACCATTTCTTCATTTGAGAAAACTGAGACTGGGGACTATGAGGCGGTTCTCGTGCGAGATGCTTTTGCTGTAACAGCAGATACCTTTTATCTTCAAGTCGAAGTAAGAAACAAAGAAGGACAGGTTGAAAACTTGGAACCTTATCCATTTCAATGGGCTCTCACTCCGCCAACAAGTTCAGCAAGTTCATCGTCTCCTGCATCAAGCGCAGATGATGTGTCATCCAGCAGCAGTAGCCTTGCGAGTGTTTCTAGGGTAGAACCGAGCTTGAGTAGCTCGACTTCAACCAGTTCAGCAGTAACTAGTTCGAGCAGCTCTACTCAGACAGGAAGTGCATTTCGAAAAGCGTCTAACGGACCTACCGCACCCCAAAGTAAGCCAAAGGTTAAACAGGAAGCCCCTTTGTCTTTAACAGAGTCTAGGACAACCGTAGTTTCTGAGGAATTATCTCAAGAACTGAGACAAGATCCGACTGAAGCAGTAGAAATAAAGCCAAGTGGGAAGATTGAAATTCAGCGTATCAATGAAAATGATGGGACCTTTGATGTGTTAATTAGCGATATTCGTGCCTCTCAGGAGGTTCAAGGAGTACGTGTTCCTGTCTGGACCAGTAAAGGTGGCCAAGATGATTTGCGATGGTATGACGCTGAACGACAACTGGATGGGACTTATCATCTCCGAATTGATAACCGTCTGCACCACTATGAAACAGGCAGCTATCATGTGCATTATTACTATCGCTATAAAGATGGCAGCCAGGAGGGGATTGGTACGATTCGGACGGAGCTTCCAGTGCCGACTAGACCAAGTGGGAAGATTGAAATTCAGCGTATCAATGAAAATGATGGGACCTTTGATGTGTTAATTAGGGATATTCGTGCCTCTCAGGAGGTTCAAGGAGTACGTGTTCCTGTCTGGACCAGTAAAGGTGGCCGAAATGATTTGCGATGGTATGACGCTGAACGACAACTGGATGGGACTTATCATCTCCGAATTGATAACCGTCTGCACTACTATGAAACAGGCAGCTATCATGTGCATTATTACTATCGCTATAAAGATGGCAGCCAGGAGGGGATTGGTACGATTCGGATGGAGCTTCCAGTGCCGACTAGACCAAGTGGGAAGATTGAAATTCAGCGTATCAATGAAAATGATGGGACCTTTGATGTGTTAATTAGCGATATTCGTGCCTCTCAGGAGGTTCAAGGAGTACGTGTTCCTGTCTGGACCAGTAAAGGTGGCCAAGATGATTTGCGATGGTATGACGCTGAACGACAACTGGATGGGACTTATCATCTCCGAATTGATAACCGTCTGCACCACTATGAAACAGGCAGCTATCATGTGCATTATTACTATCGCTATAAAGATGGCAGCCAGGAGGGGATTGGTACGATTCGGACGGAGCTTCCAGTGCCGACTAGACCAAGTGGAAAGATAGAAATCCACAATCAAAATAGCGCAAATGGCCGTTTTGATGTAGTAATTTCCAATTTGCGAAGTCCCCAAAAAATTCAACGTATTCTCATACCTGTTTGGTCTGCTAAAAAAGGACGAGATGACCTTCGTTGGTATGAGGCTACCAAGCAAAAAGATGGAAGTTATGCGGTGTCAGTTGATCCGGGTAATCATAGCTATGATCAAGGGCTTTATCATGTCCACTGGCATGTTCAGTATACAGATGGAACAAGAGTAGGGGCTGGTACAACTCGAACAACGGTAAGTATAAAAGACGTAGTAGCACGAGCAGATATAGCGATTCAAAAAATGAATCATGTGGATGATAGTTTTGAGGTTCATATCTCTAATCTTCGTGCCTCTACCAGTGTGGATGCTGTCTATGTTCCTGTTTGGGCTGATATAAATGGTCAAAATGATATTATATGGTATAAGGCTAATAAGCAAGTAGATGGTTCATATAGGGTGATGGTTCATGCAAGAAATCATCAGTTTGAATCAGGTATCTATCACGCAGAGCTCTATATTTTGAGCCAAGGAAAGCGTTACAGAGTGAGTGGCACAAAGACGCATTTGAATGTTAGTAGTCGCTCTCCTAAGGCCTTTGTCGATGTAAGTAGCCATAATAGCAGCCTTTCTGTGTCAGACTATCGTAATTTATCGAACCAAGGTGTAGCTGGTGTTGTGGTGAAATTAACGGAAGGAACATCTTACATCAATCCATTTGCAGCGGAGCAGATTCGTAATGCACAGGCAGTTGGTGTAAAGGTTTCTGTTTACCACTATTCACATTTTACAGATGCAAGATCAGCTCAAGAAGAGGCACGTTACTTTGTGGCGGCAGCTCAGCGACTAGGATTATCGAAAGATATTGTTATGGTCAATGATATTGAGGAATACAAGACTCGTAACAATATCAATGCAAACATGAAATCGTGGGAAAATGAAATGCACCGTCTAGGATACAACAACTTGGTTCACTATACGAGTGCAAGTTGGATCGATGTTAATACGCTAGGTTATGCAGGTCCCATTCAGACAGGTCAATTTGGTTTGAAGAATTTTTGGGTTGCTCAATATCCGTACAATAGTTTATCTGTTCAACAAGCGAGAAACATGAATATGCATCCGCTAGCAGCTGCATGGCAATTTACATCATCAGCTCAATTGTTATCGGGTCGTCATGTATTTGACTTGAACCTTGATTATACAGGTCGTTTTACAGATTAA